One stretch of Armigeres subalbatus isolate Guangzhou_Male chromosome 2, GZ_Asu_2, whole genome shotgun sequence DNA includes these proteins:
- the LOC134218534 gene encoding uncharacterized protein LOC134218534 — protein MVDNFECAGYTFYSKFDSGNLGRVELVRCCEGLNIIGSNVSSSVGCLSVSNVATPSTTTVATAIPGGPLSPGSATLLGPPAAILSSGPLTLNSAIISGGGNSPSATHYHFQQQQHQSTPTQTGTGGSVTASGVAPDQQQVLTSHQPHHHSAAFIEVEFNLWTRSDCAGTPYENQNRTWFYFAVTGGRPNQIVKFNVMNLNKQAKLFSQGMHPVMKVGPGGRWERIKDKPSYSIANDIFFISFLHRAPESSETKTYYAFTFPFTYNELLEQLGTFDKRYGRHTFEMNQIALEISQRYDASIPIGPVELAPALVNHHTQSHHSGKKGKLVKTAKVERSSPESFDETARDGIGSDEAHTPKVSDPGGKHLVDCDVPSAMSIDDNNTSESMQQITNLVNKVKIELPPQADPGKCKLPIFQQLLNTPTLDDDLRATNLDPRDDIYYYRELLTHSVEKRRVELLTITSFHGIQNVREERLRNLFPDDKTPRCHTFKNKKIVFISSRVHPGETPASFVLNGFLSMLLDRKSIVSITLRRMYVFKIIPFLNPDGVYNGLYRSDTRGHNLNRVYLKPNVDTQPSIYASRKLIRYYHLGTDEAEPYELENEKKAALLRSPESSSEEIVAISPLEENPTNVIEVTSTPSKECPPTKKDSESNEENNASTSDSGFGEQTLSKSSTISSSSSTTTLVGTEISTPSVSTTATATTITTTSATELTTSANPVEPSTPSETIGTMPTTDEVLPQPKVFTEQLIPDLLPVVTESGLALRPARSVSNLSTASSMANSTTTNVSTIAHINTKKPPLVTAKVDTGRKGAASSFKNVINKPHLIATTPNMLKIKDFGVNAAQPQSQPALHQQQPLGKSTSGTVGAKKGNSLHHKRGEGKMRPQTPQMYSHFRSHRNEYLNPASQKNLNISLDYLAHLDEKNDKVVYEERSNMFLYIDLHGHASKKGVFMYGNHLPSTIEAIECMLLPRLMSMNSQHFHYDACNFSERNMYYKGKRDGLSKEGSGRVAIYKCTGLIKSYTLECNYNTGKSVNILPPRGKEPITAKVQSPVPPKYTPAVFEEVGRALGPSILDLTNSNPQTRLHNSEFRTLQGLRNTLRIEIERGSSKARVTNKVPKPHSKRLSNQSSSSLEIAKENALQWENIGVPSSGSIAGAGGGAGSPPGAGGVSGNGNGNGKGNGDPLGGNASGCCSATSSGGRQFLKGSSLKGHSGKISRKTGNAGGKGFGKKDAVKKSKILCESGVAGAVVTSGKKLQELMRNKDQHQVPRKKIKVSPPHQHGSTVDGFDLCFKSNLATSSLPNFLATPPSLGDLPISKKVKSEAKLLEECLDCDDSLDAIPCCSYTLPTTTSGGAVALTKLISTYSQAAAGSPGVASGEGMSPICSSVIAINSGSGSSSGGEKDTGKVGGKISKFSKATSAKQQAKLGKSSKSNDGGKLLKKKRSLKTDSNLKRKKTRVKPLA, from the exons GACTGAACATAATCGGTAGCAATGTCAGCAGTAGTGTTGGTTGCCTATCGGTATCTAATGTCGCCACCCCCTCAACCACCACCGTTGCCACTGCCATTCCGGGTGGGCCGCTATCGCCGGGAAGCGCCACCCTACTGGGCCCACCGGCTGCCATCCTGTCTAGTGGGCCCCTGACGCTAAACAGTGCCATCATTTCCGGAGGGGGCAACTCGCCTTCCGCAACCCATTACCATTTTCAGCAGCAGCAACATCAATCAACTCCCACGCAGACTGGTACGGGCGGCTCTGTAACGGCTAGTGGGGTTGCTCCGGACCAGCAGCAGGTGCTCACCAGTCACCAGCCACATCACCACTCCGCCGCATTTATCGAGGTGGAGTTTAATCTATGGACGCGATCAGACTGTGCCGGAACGCCATACGAAAATCAGAACAGGACATGGTTCTACTTTGCCGTAACTG GTGGCCGTCCGAATCAAATTGTCAAGTTTAATGTGATGAATTTGAACAAGCAGGCAAAGCTGTTCAGCCAAGGAATGCACCCGGTAATGAAAGTCGGTCCCGGTGGTCGATGGGAGCGGATCAAAGATAAGCCATCCTATTCG ATTGCCAACGACATTTTCTTCATATCGTTCCTGCACAGGGCGCCCGAATCATCCGAAACTAAAACCTACTATGCATTCACGTTCCCGTTCACTTACAACGAACTGTTGGAACAGCTGGGTACCTTTGATAAGCGCTACGGTCGCCATACGTTTGAGATGAATCAGATCGCACTagaaatatcgcaacgatatgATGCCTCGATTCCTATCGGCCCGGTGGAACTTGCTCCGGCGTTGGTCAATCATCACACTCAGTCGCACCACAGTGGCAAGAAAGGAAAGCTCGTGAAAACGGCCAAAGTTGAACGATCCAGTCCGGAATCGTTCGACGAAACGGCTCGCGATGGCATTGGAAGCGACGAAGCTCATACGCCAAAAGTAAGCGATCCTGGAGGGAAGCATTTGGTTGACTGTGATGTGCCGTCAGCCATGTCGATCGACGATAATAATACGTCGGAATCAATGCAACAAATCACCAACCTTGTGAACAAGGTGAAAATAGAGTTACCCCCGCAGGCCGACCCCGGCAAGTGCAAGTTACCAATCTTCCAACAGTTGCTAAACACACCAACTCTCGACGATGATCTGAGGGCCACCAATCTGGATCCGCGAGACGACATTTACTACTATCGGGAACTACTCACGCATTCGGTGGAAAAGCGACGAGTTGAACTGCTGACGATTACGTCGTTCCACGGTATCCAGAACGTCCGCGAAGAACGGTTACGTAATCTGTTTCCCGACGATAAGACACCTCGGTGCCATACGTTCAAGAACAAGAAGATTGTTTTCATCTCTTCGCGCGTTCATCCAGGTGAAACACCGGCTAGTTTTGTGCTAAATGGATTTCTTAGTATGCTGCTCGACCGAAAGAGCATTGTTTCTATTACGCTTAG GAGAATGTATGTGTTCAAAATAATCCCGTTCCTAAATCCCGACGGCGTGTACAACGGATTGTACCGATCGGACACTCGTGGCCACAATCTGAACCGAGTTTATCTGAAACCGAACGTTGACACCCAACCGTCGATTTATGCATCGAGAAAACTGATCAG gtATTATCACCTCGGGACCGACGAAGCTGAACCATACGAACTGGAGAACGAGAAAAAGGCAGCATTACTCAGGAGTCCTGAGAGTAGTAGTGAGGAGATTGTGGCCATTTCACCCCTTGAGGAAAATCCTACCAATGTGATCGAAGTTACTAGCACCCCAAGTAAGGAGTGCCCACCGACAAAGAAAG ACTCCGAATCCAACGAAGAAAACAATGCGTCGACATCGGATTCCGGCTTTGGTGAGCAAACCCTCTCGAAAAGTAGCACCATTTCGTCATCTTCCTCCACGACAACTTTGGTCGGTACTGAAATCTCGACGCCATCCGTTTCAACTACAGCCACCGCCACTACCATCACAACGACCAGTGCCACTGAATTGACCACATCCGCCAATCCGGTCGAACCATCAACACCATCCGAAACCATCGGAACGATGCCAACGACCGACGAGGTACTTCCACAACCGAAAGTGTTCACCGAGCAGTTGATTCCGGATTTGCTGCCCGTGGTCACCGAAAGTGGCCTAGCGCTACGACCCGCTCGTAGCGTATCTAATCTCAGCACTGCCAGCAGCATGGCCAACAGTACCACTACCAATGTGAGCACAATCGCACACATCAACACGAAGAAGCCACCGCTGGTGACGGCCAAGGTCGATACCGGTCGGAAGGGGGCGGCGTCCTCGTTCAAAAATGTGATAAATAAACCCCACCTGATTGCCACTACCCCTAACATGCTCAAAATTAAGGACTTTGGGGTTAATGCAGCCCAACCGCAGTCGCAGCCTGCTCTGCATCAACAGCAGCCCTTAGGGAAGTCAACATCAGGGACTGTGGGTGCTAAGAAGGGGAATTCTCTGCACCACAAACGGGGAGAAGGTAAAATGCGTCCACAGACGCCCCAAATGTATAGCCATTTCAGGTCCCACCGGAACGAGTATCTCAACCCGGCTAGTCAAAAGAACCTCAACATTAGTCTAGATTACCTGGCGCATTTGGACGAGAAAAACGACAAGGTGGTCTACGAAGAGAGAAGCAATATGTTCCTTTACATTGATCTGCATGGGCATGCCTCGAAGAAGGGAGTCTTTATGTACGGCAACCATCTGCCGAGCACGATAGAAGCCATTGAGTGCATGCTACTGCCCCGGTTGATGAGCATGAACTCGCAACATTTCCATTATGATGCGTGTAATTTTAGCGAAAGAAATATGTACTACAA GGGCAAACGGGACGGTTTGTCGAAAGAAGGTTCTGGACGGGTTGCCATCTACAAGTGCACAGGATTGATCAAGAGCTACACCTTGGAATGTAACTACAACACCGGTAAGAGTGTCAACATCCTCCCTCCGAGGGGAAAAGAACCAATCACTGCCAAAGTTCAGTCTCCGGTGCCACCGAAATATACACCGGCTGTGTTCGAGGAG GTGGGACGAGCTCTCGGTCCTTCGATATTGGATCTTACGAACTCCAATCCGCAAACGCGGCTGCACAATTCCGAGTTCCGCACATTGCAGGGTTTGCGCAATACGCTTCGGATAGAAATCGAACGCGGTTCGTCGAAGGCTCGTGTCACCAACAAG GTCCCGAAGCCACATTCCAAGCGACTCAGCAACCAATCATCCAGCTCGTTGGAGATCGCTAAGGAGAACGCCCTCCAGTGGGAAAACATTGGTGTTCCTTCGAGTGGGTCGATCGCCGGAGCTGGGGGCGGCGCAGGCAGTCCACCTGGTGCTGGCGGGGTAAGTGGCAATGGCAACGGAAATGGGAAAGGAAACGGCGATCCTCTGGGAGGTAACGCATCCGGGTGCTGCTCGGCAACGTCCAGTGGCGGTAGACAGTTTCTCAAGGGAAGCTCCCTGAAGGGGCATTCGGGGAAAATTTCCCGTAAAACTGGAAATGCCGGGGGGAAGGGATTCGGTAAGAAGGATGCTGTCAAGAAGAGTAAGATCCTGTGCGAATCTGGCGTTGCGGGTGCTGTCGTAACCAGTGGGAAGAAGCTGCAAGAGCTCATGCGAAACAAAGATCAGCATCAAGTGCCTCGAAAAAAGATCAAAGTGTCGCCTCCCCATCAGCACGGTAGCACAGTCGATGGTTTCGACCTTTgtttcaaaagtaatcttgcaaCTTCTTCGTTACCGAATTTCTTGGCAACACCGCCATCACTGGGAGATCTTCCCATCTCGAAAAAAGTTAAATCGGAAGCAAAGTTGTTAGAAGAGTGCCTGGACTGTGACGACAGCCTGGATGCGATTCCGTGCTGTTCGTACACACTGCCAACGACCACATCCGGTGGAGCAGTAGCgctcaccaaattgatctcgACCTACAGTCAAGCGGCGGCTGGGTCCCCTGGTGTGGCTTCCGGCGAAGGCATGAGTCCCATCTGTAGCAGCGTCattgcgataaactccggcagtGGTTCTTCGTCGGGAGGGGAGAAGGACACGGGTAAGGTGGGGGGCAAAATAAGTAAGTTTAGTAAGGCCACTTCGGCCAAGCAGCAGGCCAAATTGGGTAAATCTTCCAAATCAAACGACGGCGGGAAACTGCTGAAGAAAAAACGATCGCTCAAGACTGACTCAAATCTGAAGCGTAAGAAAACTCGTGTTAAGCCGCTTGCCTAG